One window of Nymphaea colorata isolate Beijing-Zhang1983 chromosome 1, ASM883128v2, whole genome shotgun sequence genomic DNA carries:
- the LOC116249690 gene encoding RNA pseudouridine synthase 6, chloroplastic, with product MGALNLTLSFPTFLVSSIWSSGWRDPMAFKTLVRALAPALVLSPYGTLALPSQTQRSLRRLKCRTFCTNSSSIAVAAPGDCYPEYDRLLPCPSHNRPPRVEHLVVLEGGPVLDFICKALNLPPLYVADLIHFGAVYYALVCPEPPPTATPEQVRLFKEVTAPSVLKKRSSIKGKTVREAQKTFRIAHVDQFVESGTYLRVHVHPKRFPRCYEIDWKSRIIAVTESFVVLDKPAGTSVGGTTDNVEESCATFASRALGLPITLKTTHQIDNCTEGCVILAKTKEYCSIFHGKIRGKQVKKLYLALAAAPVPVGIISHYMRPVNIAPRIVSTGFVKGWHLCQLEVLECCEVPWPNATISAQYCIQDCGWPSKGTAYECKINLLTGKTHQIRAQLAACGAPIVGDSMYMPAVVKQMKDPLVNPFCERDIEDMSLEDREKAITEWISQYGKEPSVAIGLQACQISWDEGDHFYTAGAPWWR from the exons ATGGGGGCTCTTAATCTGACGTTATCTTTCCCTACGTTCTTGGTTTCATCCATCTGGAGCTCCGGATGGAGGGATCCCATGGCTTTCAAGACTCTTGTGCGTGCTTTGGCCCCTGCTCTTGTTCTGAGTCCCTATGGAACCTTGGCTTTGCCTTCACAGACACAGCGTTCCCTTAGAAGATTAAAGTGTAGGACATTCTGTACAAATTCAAGCTCTATAGCTGTTGCTGCTCCAGGTGATTG CTACCCTGAATATGATCGTTTACTACCATGCCCATCACATAATAGACCACCAAGGGTGGAACACCTAGTTGTTCTAGAAGGAGGACCTGTTCTTGATTTTATATGCAAAGCTTTGAATCTGCCTCCCTT GTATGTTGCAGATCTCATCCATTTTGGAGCAGTCTATTATGCTTTGGTATGTCCTGAACCTCCTCCAACTGCCACTCCCGAACAAGTCCGGTTGTTCAAGGAAGTTACTGCTCCTTCAGTTCTTAAGAAACGATCATCCATCAAGGGGAAGACTGTACGAGAAGCACAAAAGACATTCAGAATAGCTCACGTTGATCAGTTTGTAGAATCCGGAACCTACTTACGTGTACATGTACACCCTAAACGTTTCCCGAG GTGTTATGAAATTGATTGGAAATCAAGGATTATTGCAGTGACCGAGTCATTTGTTGTTCTTGACAAACCTGCTGGTACTTCC GTTGGTGGAACAACAGACAACGTAGAAGAAAGCTGTGCAACATTCGCCTCACGTGCTCTGGGCTTGCCCATTACTTTGAAGACCACCCATCAGATTGACAATTGCACTGAAGGCTG TGTTATTCTGGCAAAAACAAAGGAGTATTGCTCTATTTTTCATGGAAAGATTCGG GGAAAACAAGTTAAGAAGCTCTATCTTGCGCTTGCTGCTGCTCCTGTTCCTGTGGGAATAATATCTCATTATATGCGTCCAGTCAATATAGCCCCACGAATTGTTTCAACAG GTTTTGTTAAAGGATGGCATTTATGTCAACTTGAGGTACTTGAATGCTGCGAGGTGCCATGGCCGAATGCTACCATTTCAGCACAATATTGCATTCAGGATTGTGGGTGGCCATCAAAAGGCACTGCTTATGAATGCAAAATCAATCTCTTAACTGGCAAAACTCACCAG ATTAGAGCTCAACTTGCTGCATGTGGTGCTCCTATAGTTGGTGATTCCATGTACATGCCTGCTGTGGTGAAGCAGATGAAAGATCCACTAGTCAACCCATTTTGTGAAAGAGACATAGAGGACATGAGTCTGGAAGATAGAGAAAAGGCTATCACTGAATGGATTTCTCAGTATGGAAAAGAGCCAAGTGTGGCAATTGGTCTACAAGCTTGTCAGATTTCTTGGGATGAAGGTGACCATTTTTACACTGCAGGAGCACCTTGGTGGAGATGA
- the LOC116267048 gene encoding caltractin — MTMASFQTSGRMSRRERPRGRHHAISQQKKQEIKEAFDLFDTDGSGTIDAKELNVAMRALGFEMNEEQIRQMIADVDKDGSGAIDFDEFVHMMTAKIGERDTKEELIKAFRIIDQDKDENISERDIEGIARELGLNFTQEDIQEMIEEADRDGDGKVSADEFFRMMRKTSYRV, encoded by the exons ATGACAATG GCAAGCTTCCAAACAAGTGGACGAATGTCAAGGAGAGAGAGGCCCAGAGGGCGCCATCATGCAATAAGTCAACAAAAGAAACAGGAAATCAAAGAAGCCTTTGACTTGTTCGACACTGATGGTTCAG GTACAATTGATGCCAAGGAGCTAAATGTTGCAATGAG GGCCTTGGGTTTTGAGATGAATGAAGAA CAAATAAGACAAATGATTGCTGATGTAGATAAGGATGGGAGCGGAGCaattgattttgatgaatttgtaCATATGATGACTGCAAAGATTGGGGAAAGGGATACCAAGGAGGAGCTGATAAAAGCTTTTCGCATAATAGATCAAGATAAAGat GAGAATATATCAGAGAGGGACATTGAAGGAATTGCAAGGGAATTGGGTTTAAACTTCACACAGGAGGATATCCAGGAGATGATTGAGGAGGCTGATCGTGACG GTGACGGAAAAGTGAGTGCTGATGAATTCTTCCGCATGATGAGGAAAACCAGCTATCGGGTCTGA